A genomic window from Bdellovibrio sp. SKB1291214 includes:
- the coaE gene encoding dephospho-CoA kinase (Dephospho-CoA kinase (CoaE) performs the final step in coenzyme A biosynthesis.), whose amino-acid sequence MKWIGLTGGIACGKSTVSRMLRDRGYSLVDADEVAREVVRAGTPGLKAVVKEFGEGVLLPDGSLDRRKLGSLVFGNPDRLHVLESITHPLIRKEIARRRQNLEDMRTTLAIYDIPLLFETHAQENFDAIIVVSCTKSQQKERLMRRNQLTEAEIDMRIASQIPIASKEAEADFVLQNNRDEQHLLKEVERLDQWLKELK is encoded by the coding sequence ATGAAATGGATAGGACTGACCGGAGGTATAGCTTGTGGCAAGAGCACGGTTAGTCGTATGCTGCGCGATCGAGGCTATAGTCTGGTTGACGCGGACGAAGTCGCTCGCGAAGTTGTCAGAGCAGGTACACCTGGACTTAAGGCGGTTGTAAAAGAATTCGGGGAAGGTGTTCTTTTACCCGATGGCTCTTTAGACCGCAGAAAGCTTGGAAGTCTTGTATTTGGAAATCCGGATCGCCTTCATGTTTTAGAATCCATCACTCATCCCTTAATTCGTAAGGAAATTGCTCGCCGCCGTCAAAACCTCGAAGACATGCGCACCACTTTAGCGATTTATGATATTCCACTTTTATTTGAAACCCATGCCCAAGAAAATTTTGATGCGATCATCGTCGTGTCGTGTACTAAGAGCCAACAAAAGGAGCGGTTGATGCGCAGAAATCAGCTGACTGAGGCTGAAATCGACATGCGCATCGCTTCGCAAATTCCCATTGCAAGCAAAGAAGCTGAAGCAGATTTTGTTTTGCAGAATAACCGCGACGAGCAACACCTTCTGAAAGAAGTCGAGCGGTTGGATCAGTGGCTGAAGGAATTAAAATGA
- a CDS encoding PD-(D/E)XK nuclease family protein: MLQIVPIENRSQINELFSNYNPREQSWLVSDLRTKFELQQKILARDGQYVDESVLRASDLWKLLLKRLEPRLRLVSDPFARSILRTILDENAEALGVNSSAEDTVFSYIDQMAAVIFHPDGTQKLNEWFTEHPEAKNRWGDWYLRARFCAIQLLEKYNIITSDWITPYLQSFNELERVWDIPLIVDLSGEISRVEAEILRTLSRSIDVIVLEPTPVWRDEFKYLLKPYEDLRAQSSSIMKLQPAAATSKKKEILRFSGMLAEIKNSVGQVRKWLEEGIPADNIAVIAPDIEQYWPVLQAFLKEEGIPVQKDITHKVQSLPSVTRWLATLRAKSGRLSSSDLEISFFEKHESQALRYEDFKALFKSLYVNEDLARNELIHKIYFEQIDLTGPVVRDEFVGKALSFWSSNDTEVVQIVLRELLQNATASTKLIWKEWLSYLESIVAAKEYTLEKGEASGVLVTKLMSAYSEKARHRIFVGLTDEALRARNKTQLSGTDYFDLAKDIGFYLDNPDQSDLAFELKLLAEADSVHDIYCFGGTDLSGTLCSPATFWMCLNEGHTHETLTVPLETRWDEIQYSREGAKRNWIDGRAAEIEHKIQLDLGKADLPLVELKKLPSISASAIETYLECPFIFAAQRYFKLKDIPEVDLDVDHRTRGQLAHALFEKLTQEPMRFDWQVTELEEILDSVRKDKSMLFADERLWLPLRKKHVQLAQRFLDFEKTWRQEYNRTKTLAREKRFEFYLDPKSETLSKDASDGSFRISGSIDRVDTDQDGHLVLLDYKSSAGGISAHGSWLKNSELQLLFYMWVIEKSLMEDLKGEVIGLFYYIFRTFDRKGFRVNDKAGRLYPATRTKDKNATLEAKELYLTEFSKILMATLERIRLGEIRPVPVDTQICTSCEWRRQCRAPHLN, encoded by the coding sequence ATGCTACAAATTGTCCCCATTGAAAATCGCTCGCAAATCAACGAGCTATTTAGCAACTACAATCCGCGAGAACAGTCTTGGCTGGTTTCGGATTTGCGTACCAAATTCGAACTCCAGCAAAAGATTCTTGCACGCGACGGCCAGTACGTGGACGAGTCAGTTCTGCGCGCGTCGGATCTGTGGAAGTTGTTGCTGAAGCGTTTGGAGCCTCGCCTGCGTTTAGTCAGTGATCCTTTTGCTAGATCCATTCTACGTACAATTTTGGATGAAAACGCCGAGGCGCTTGGTGTGAACTCTTCCGCGGAAGACACCGTGTTTTCATACATCGATCAGATGGCAGCGGTGATCTTTCATCCAGATGGTACTCAAAAACTGAATGAATGGTTCACTGAACATCCGGAAGCCAAAAATCGCTGGGGAGACTGGTACCTACGCGCGCGCTTTTGCGCCATTCAGCTTTTAGAGAAATATAACATTATCACTTCCGACTGGATTACTCCTTATCTGCAGTCCTTCAATGAACTTGAACGCGTCTGGGATATTCCGCTGATTGTAGATTTAAGTGGCGAGATTTCCCGTGTCGAGGCCGAGATTCTGCGAACGCTATCCCGGTCAATTGATGTGATAGTATTAGAGCCCACACCAGTGTGGCGTGACGAGTTCAAATATTTGCTAAAGCCTTATGAAGATTTACGCGCGCAAAGTTCATCGATCATGAAACTGCAACCAGCTGCTGCGACTTCAAAGAAAAAGGAAATCCTTCGTTTTTCAGGAATGCTTGCTGAGATTAAAAACTCTGTGGGTCAGGTTCGTAAATGGCTTGAGGAGGGAATCCCTGCTGATAATATTGCAGTGATTGCGCCCGACATCGAACAATACTGGCCCGTATTGCAAGCCTTCCTAAAAGAAGAAGGCATCCCGGTCCAAAAAGACATCACCCACAAGGTGCAAAGTCTGCCATCCGTTACAAGATGGTTGGCCACTTTGCGCGCGAAAAGTGGACGTTTATCATCCTCGGATCTTGAGATTTCATTTTTTGAAAAACATGAATCTCAAGCACTTCGCTACGAAGACTTTAAAGCCTTGTTTAAAAGTCTGTACGTAAATGAAGATCTTGCACGCAACGAATTGATACATAAAATTTATTTCGAGCAAATCGATTTAACGGGGCCTGTGGTTCGTGATGAGTTTGTAGGTAAGGCGTTAAGCTTCTGGAGTTCCAATGACACGGAAGTTGTGCAAATCGTTCTGCGCGAGCTTCTGCAGAATGCAACTGCTAGCACCAAACTGATTTGGAAAGAATGGCTGAGCTATCTTGAAAGTATCGTTGCGGCTAAAGAATACACTTTGGAAAAAGGTGAAGCCAGCGGGGTGCTGGTCACGAAACTGATGTCAGCCTATAGCGAAAAAGCACGCCATCGTATTTTCGTGGGTCTAACAGACGAAGCCCTAAGAGCTCGTAACAAAACCCAACTTTCAGGAACAGATTATTTCGATCTTGCTAAAGACATTGGTTTTTACCTGGATAATCCGGATCAAAGCGATCTGGCGTTTGAGTTAAAGCTTTTGGCCGAAGCCGACTCTGTTCACGACATCTATTGTTTCGGTGGGACTGATCTTTCCGGGACTTTGTGTTCGCCAGCGACATTCTGGATGTGTCTTAACGAAGGACACACCCATGAAACATTGACCGTGCCTTTGGAAACTCGCTGGGATGAAATTCAGTATTCTCGTGAAGGTGCCAAAAGGAATTGGATCGATGGACGTGCGGCTGAAATTGAGCACAAGATTCAGTTGGATTTAGGTAAAGCTGATTTGCCACTAGTAGAACTTAAAAAATTACCAAGTATTTCTGCTTCGGCCATTGAAACTTATTTGGAATGTCCCTTTATCTTCGCAGCCCAAAGATATTTCAAATTGAAAGATATTCCGGAAGTAGATCTGGATGTCGATCATCGCACCCGTGGACAGCTGGCCCATGCCCTATTTGAAAAGCTAACTCAAGAACCTATGCGTTTTGACTGGCAGGTCACAGAACTTGAAGAAATTCTTGATTCTGTTCGTAAAGATAAATCGATGTTGTTTGCCGATGAACGTCTGTGGTTGCCACTGCGAAAAAAACACGTGCAATTGGCACAACGATTCCTGGATTTTGAAAAAACCTGGCGCCAAGAATACAACCGCACGAAAACCTTGGCCCGAGAAAAACGTTTTGAATTTTATCTGGATCCAAAAAGTGAAACATTAAGCAAAGACGCCAGTGATGGTTCGTTTCGTATTTCTGGCTCTATCGACCGTGTTGATACAGATCAAGACGGTCATCTGGTCCTTTTGGATTACAAGAGCTCGGCAGGCGGTATTTCAGCGCATGGCTCTTGGCTTAAAAATTCAGAGCTGCAACTTTTGTTTTACATGTGGGTGATTGAAAAATCCTTAATGGAAGACCTCAAAGGCGAAGTCATTGGTTTGTTCTATTATATATTCCGTACTTTTGATCGCAAAGGCTTTCGTGTAAACGATAAAGCGGGCCGCTTGTATCCAGCTACGCGCACCAAAGACAAAAACGCCACTTTGGAGGCGAAGGAACTTTACTTAACAGAGTTTTCGAAAATTTTGATGGCGACCTTAGAGCGCATTCGTCTGGGAGAGATTCGCCCGGTTCCAGTAGATACGCAAATTTGTACTTCGTGTGAATGGAGAAGACAGTGTCGAGCACCGCACCTCAATTAA
- a CDS encoding UvrD-helicase domain-containing protein → MSSTAPQLKNTILRAGAGAGKTTTLTRLFLDFASDFQKAHGKFPRIVVTTFTRKATQELKERLSAKALEEKREDLFQFVNSRSQVQISTIHGVLSLFLSRYGSAIGLTPDYKIMSDSEIRKGARKIMRKHILEIPALQELLEEYEFSVIESALLQYFSERVVFPQAQFITASEQENETKKLIKDIGSRLKRVCLEIDQETDNEKWKEYVAALWSFNWDAQDLEQFFALLQGMWDGLTKPQYRKASPPFSASLNEELEELRDRIDKLLESARYRPTFWAKHQHNCELFEQLAKLFCQDLLQQKLENGLLSMSDLETLSYKIIKESPESARNFSMEWDFWMVDEYQDTSPIQVEILNSLVGEKPIFVVGDPQQSIYLFRGARSEVFQEKVAEIEAQDGDVQVKLVNYRSTPEVLEFFNHYFTRLDRDQFASMTPDPKKEKKGSSDPVVQVLVTETSAEDETSKEYLGTVSRIQELLASGVSPEQICILSRTHKVLSDIAKVAQDYGVPLQLHSGSGFYERREVLDALSILKFIVNPHDNANFVALLRSPWLAMSDSEIMELCHSFKHSFWREALKTLESRSVTHPISILKTLLDTAEEKGLSFTLKSALIDLGLFDYSARIDSTGRREANLWKVVSLLSEEERRPGFNFLDFLDSSLDSLSTDEGGEDSDATPVIEPKRVNFMTVHASKGLQFEHVILPGMGKDPRASFAPVISFHEKTGQWTLKVRDEETQMLAGSILADQIMEELRRREGDEFHRVLYVALTRAKSGVTLQWDVQKVGKKSWAARCPLNIEEGLHEEADFSYVVRRENPHPVKMADQELALKTLRAPWMVNTVQEKRKYISVTELVAPESVKGSEYTQTVAQLAPGLARAQQGTMAHRLFEALKFTSYEDLLKISDEDLKAPLTFLAETEQLPLLEIINKGYVEWGFALMEQNALMQGQIDLWGIVGDTAWLVDYKTGSQRYSETAFKQLEAYTWALYRMKYLDKVKTVKLAVVYPMDEIVKIKEIPQLTELNARMKSQITDYITQG, encoded by the coding sequence GTGTCGAGCACCGCACCTCAATTAAAAAACACCATTCTGCGCGCAGGTGCTGGTGCTGGTAAGACGACGACATTGACTCGTTTGTTCTTAGACTTTGCAAGTGACTTTCAAAAAGCTCACGGCAAATTTCCTCGCATCGTTGTCACGACTTTCACGCGTAAAGCAACCCAAGAGTTGAAAGAGCGTTTATCAGCCAAAGCTCTGGAAGAAAAACGTGAAGACCTTTTTCAATTTGTGAACTCTCGGTCGCAGGTACAAATTTCTACGATCCATGGTGTATTAAGTTTATTCTTGTCTCGCTATGGTTCTGCCATCGGATTAACACCTGATTACAAAATCATGAGTGACAGCGAAATTCGTAAGGGTGCACGCAAGATCATGCGAAAGCACATTCTGGAAATTCCCGCCTTGCAGGAATTGTTGGAAGAATACGAATTCAGCGTTATTGAAAGTGCTTTGCTGCAATATTTCTCGGAGCGTGTGGTTTTCCCCCAGGCGCAATTCATTACCGCCAGCGAACAAGAAAACGAAACAAAGAAATTGATCAAAGATATTGGCAGCCGTTTAAAACGTGTCTGCCTTGAGATCGATCAGGAAACTGATAATGAGAAATGGAAAGAGTACGTAGCGGCTCTGTGGTCCTTTAATTGGGATGCTCAAGATCTCGAGCAATTCTTTGCTTTGCTTCAGGGGATGTGGGATGGCTTGACGAAGCCTCAATATCGTAAAGCTTCTCCGCCATTTAGTGCGAGCCTCAATGAGGAGCTCGAAGAGTTGCGTGATCGAATTGACAAATTGTTAGAATCCGCTCGTTATCGTCCAACTTTTTGGGCAAAACATCAGCACAACTGTGAACTTTTCGAACAATTGGCAAAACTGTTCTGTCAGGATCTATTGCAACAAAAGTTGGAAAACGGTTTGTTGTCGATGTCCGACCTTGAAACATTAAGTTATAAAATCATTAAGGAATCACCAGAATCCGCGCGTAATTTTTCAATGGAATGGGATTTCTGGATGGTCGACGAATATCAAGATACCAGCCCCATCCAGGTTGAGATTCTAAATAGCCTTGTAGGTGAAAAACCGATCTTTGTGGTCGGAGACCCGCAACAAAGTATTTATTTGTTCCGGGGGGCTCGTTCTGAAGTCTTCCAAGAAAAAGTAGCAGAAATTGAAGCTCAAGACGGTGACGTGCAAGTGAAACTCGTAAACTATCGTTCAACTCCTGAAGTGTTGGAGTTCTTCAATCACTATTTCACACGCTTAGATCGGGATCAGTTTGCATCGATGACCCCAGATCCAAAGAAAGAAAAAAAGGGTTCCAGTGATCCCGTCGTTCAAGTTCTAGTCACCGAAACAAGTGCTGAAGATGAAACATCTAAAGAGTACTTGGGCACGGTTTCCCGTATTCAAGAGTTGCTAGCGTCGGGTGTAAGTCCTGAACAGATTTGTATCTTATCCAGAACCCACAAGGTTCTGTCAGACATTGCTAAGGTCGCACAAGATTATGGGGTTCCCTTGCAACTTCATAGCGGCAGCGGCTTTTATGAACGTCGCGAAGTGTTGGACGCTCTTTCTATTTTAAAATTTATCGTGAATCCCCATGACAATGCGAACTTTGTGGCGCTATTGCGTTCACCATGGCTTGCGATGTCTGATTCTGAAATCATGGAGCTTTGTCACAGCTTTAAGCATTCCTTCTGGAGAGAGGCTTTAAAGACGTTGGAATCAAGATCAGTGACTCATCCAATAAGCATTCTAAAAACACTGTTAGATACGGCCGAGGAAAAGGGTCTCTCTTTTACGCTAAAAAGTGCGTTGATTGATTTGGGATTATTTGATTATTCCGCAAGAATTGATTCTACCGGACGTCGCGAGGCGAACTTGTGGAAAGTGGTTTCCTTACTTAGCGAAGAAGAGCGCCGACCAGGATTTAACTTCCTGGATTTCTTAGATTCTAGTTTGGATTCTTTATCAACTGATGAGGGGGGCGAGGATTCTGATGCCACTCCGGTGATTGAACCAAAGCGCGTGAACTTCATGACCGTGCATGCTTCTAAAGGTTTGCAGTTTGAACATGTGATCTTGCCGGGGATGGGAAAAGATCCACGGGCCAGTTTTGCGCCGGTTATTTCTTTCCACGAAAAAACAGGTCAATGGACTTTGAAAGTTCGTGACGAAGAAACGCAAATGCTTGCTGGCAGCATTTTAGCGGATCAGATTATGGAAGAACTTCGTCGTCGTGAAGGTGACGAGTTTCACAGGGTCTTATACGTGGCCTTAACCCGTGCGAAATCCGGCGTGACATTGCAATGGGATGTGCAAAAGGTTGGAAAAAAGTCTTGGGCTGCACGATGTCCTCTGAACATCGAAGAAGGATTGCACGAAGAAGCTGATTTTTCATACGTGGTTCGTCGTGAAAATCCGCATCCAGTGAAAATGGCTGACCAGGAGTTGGCGCTCAAGACTTTGCGGGCTCCGTGGATGGTTAACACGGTTCAGGAAAAACGTAAGTACATTTCCGTGACGGAACTTGTGGCTCCTGAATCTGTTAAAGGTTCGGAATACACGCAAACCGTGGCCCAATTGGCTCCGGGCTTGGCAAGGGCACAACAAGGAACGATGGCTCATAGATTGTTTGAAGCTTTGAAGTTTACTTCTTATGAAGATCTTTTAAAAATTTCCGATGAAGATTTAAAAGCGCCGTTGACATTCCTGGCTGAAACCGAACAACTGCCTTTGCTTGAAATTATCAACAAGGGTTATGTCGAGTGGGGTTTTGCACTGATGGAGCAAAATGCCTTGATGCAAGGTCAGATCGATTTGTGGGGGATTGTCGGTGATACCGCTTGGCTCGTGGATTATAAAACGGGTTCACAACGTTACTCAGAGACTGCATTTAAACAACTGGAAGCTTATACATGGGCACTTTATCGCATGAAATATTTGGATAAGGTTAAGACTGTAAAGCTTGCTGTCGTTTATCCAATGGACGAAATCGTTAAGATCAAGGAAATTCCGCAACTCACAGAGCTGAATGCTCGTATGAAGTCGCAGATTACGGATTATATTACGCAGGGTTGA
- the rnhA gene encoding ribonuclease HI, with product MIDSLTFDRHDQVVKNSRGYIQIFSDGACSGNPGPGGWASVVLLPNDSVIELGGGDPATTNNRMEMSATVEALKYVAEIPGPVHFYTDSTYVIRGITQWIWGWKKRGWKTAEGADVSNRDLWEELGKVVQARGASNKVDWRYSRGHVGIPGNERCDQIAVAFSKNDYVNLYSGSLENYPVNILEVPADYSLPEMRSPTEKKAAHSYLSNIGGLVYRHKDWPACQRRVNGKSGAKFKKSTSASDELEILKSWGLPISTTIKEG from the coding sequence TTGATTGACTCCCTGACCTTCGATCGTCACGATCAAGTTGTGAAAAACAGTCGCGGTTATATCCAAATTTTTTCTGATGGTGCATGTTCTGGAAATCCCGGTCCTGGTGGCTGGGCCTCTGTCGTTTTGCTTCCCAATGATTCAGTTATTGAATTAGGCGGTGGTGATCCAGCGACAACGAACAATCGCATGGAGATGTCAGCGACAGTGGAGGCTTTAAAGTACGTGGCCGAAATTCCTGGGCCTGTGCATTTCTACACAGACTCTACCTACGTTATTCGCGGTATCACACAATGGATTTGGGGTTGGAAAAAACGTGGCTGGAAAACTGCCGAGGGCGCCGACGTTTCAAATCGTGATTTGTGGGAGGAGCTAGGCAAAGTCGTCCAAGCTCGAGGCGCCAGTAATAAAGTTGATTGGCGATATAGCCGTGGACACGTAGGTATTCCAGGAAATGAACGCTGCGATCAAATCGCTGTCGCATTTTCGAAAAATGATTACGTGAATTTGTATTCTGGAAGCTTGGAAAATTATCCCGTCAATATTCTGGAAGTTCCCGCAGATTATTCTTTGCCAGAGATGCGGTCTCCGACGGAAAAAAAGGCTGCTCACAGTTACTTAAGTAATATCGGTGGCCTGGTTTATCGTCACAAAGATTGGCCTGCTTGCCAAAGACGCGTGAATGGTAAGTCCGGTGCGAAATTCAAAAAATCAACCTCGGCGTCGGATGAACTTGAAATTTTGAAATCGTGGGGACTTCCGATTAGTACGACAATCAAGGAAGGATAA